A genomic segment from Candidatus Methanomethylicota archaeon encodes:
- the sucD gene encoding succinate--CoA ligase subunit alpha: MPIIVDRNTVLLVQGITGREGSYHTEAMLKYGTRIEAGTSPGKGGMNVSGVPVYNTVKEAIDKHPNINTSIVFVPAPFACDAVYEAIDAGIKRIIIITEGIPLHDELKLISYARLKGIIIVGPNCPGAISPGDRVKVGIMPERSFKPGHIGIVSRSGTLTYEISEALSLAGFGQSTVVGIGGDPITGLDFIDVVEMFFNDAETRGIVVVGEIGGDAEERLASYIKSVGLRKPIIAFIAGKTAPPGKRMGHAGAIISMGMGSAESKIKALESVGIPVASTPMQIVELAKLKFMFGVYP, from the coding sequence ATGCCAATAATTGTTGATAGGAATACAGTTCTATTGGTTCAAGGGATTACTGGTAGGGAGGGTAGCTACCACACTGAAGCCATGCTAAAGTATGGTACTCGTATAGAGGCTGGTACAAGTCCTGGTAAGGGTGGCATGAACGTTTCAGGAGTTCCAGTATATAATACCGTTAAGGAGGCTATTGATAAGCATCCAAACATAAATACCTCAATAGTCTTCGTTCCAGCACCCTTTGCATGTGATGCAGTTTATGAAGCTATAGATGCTGGTATAAAGAGGATCATCATTATAACTGAAGGTATCCCCCTCCACGATGAATTGAAATTGATAAGTTATGCTAGACTTAAGGGTATCATAATAGTTGGACCCAACTGTCCAGGTGCAATATCCCCTGGTGATAGGGTTAAGGTTGGAATTATGCCTGAAAGATCCTTTAAACCCGGCCACATAGGTATAGTTTCTAGGAGTGGAACTTTAACCTACGAGATTTCTGAAGCTCTAAGCTTGGCTGGTTTTGGCCAAAGTACCGTTGTTGGTATTGGTGGAGATCCAATTACTGGGTTGGATTTCATAGATGTTGTTGAAATGTTCTTTAATGATGCTGAGACTAGGGGGATTGTTGTTGTGGGGGAGATTGGTGGCGATGCTGAGGAGAGGTTGGCTTCATATATTAAGTCTGTTGGTTTGAGGAAGCCTATAATTGCCTTCATAGCTGGTAAAACTGCTCCTCCAGGTAAGAGGATGGGTCATGCTGGTGCGATAATAAGTATGGGTATGGGTTCAGCTGAATCCAAGATTAAAGCGCTTGAATCTGTTGGTATACCTGTGGCTTCAACGCCAATGCAGATAGTTGAATTAGCCAAGTTAAAGTTTATGTTTGGGGTTTACCCGTAA
- a CDS encoding 4Fe-4S binding protein, whose protein sequence is MMRRKRKIIKIDEEKCDGCGLCIPSCPEGALKVINGKVRLVKESFCDGLGACIGYCPKGALSIEEREAEEYDEEGVITHIKETSPELLEKHLEHMREHAHELPLGLLEKVEKYVHEIPTKHPTSHAEISVCPSAHVQYWRNEEVKEQPRIISELHQWPIKLRLVSVKAPYFQNADFVLVADCVPFAYANFHTDFMKGKAIATGCPKLDDISDYVDKIEQIIRGANIKSLNVIHMEVPCCYGLVHIAREALNKSGKDVPFEDVTIGIKGEVIAKKRWPPLGRRG, encoded by the coding sequence ATGATGAGAAGAAAGAGGAAGATCATCAAAATTGATGAGGAAAAATGTGATGGATGCGGGCTTTGTATACCCTCTTGCCCTGAGGGAGCATTGAAGGTTATTAACGGAAAAGTAAGGCTTGTAAAAGAAAGTTTTTGTGATGGACTAGGAGCCTGTATTGGCTACTGCCCAAAGGGTGCATTATCTATTGAAGAAAGGGAAGCTGAAGAGTATGATGAAGAGGGGGTAATTACACATATTAAAGAAACATCGCCTGAACTTTTAGAGAAACACTTAGAACATATGAGGGAACATGCACATGAACTTCCACTTGGACTTTTAGAAAAGGTGGAAAAATATGTGCATGAAATTCCCACTAAACACCCAACTTCCCATGCGGAGATATCTGTCTGTCCTTCTGCCCATGTGCAGTATTGGAGGAATGAAGAGGTAAAGGAACAACCAAGGATTATTTCTGAGCTCCATCAATGGCCTATAAAACTTCGTCTAGTCTCGGTGAAAGCACCATATTTCCAGAATGCTGATTTTGTTTTAGTTGCTGACTGCGTCCCCTTCGCTTACGCCAATTTCCACACTGATTTCATGAAAGGAAAAGCAATCGCTACTGGTTGCCCAAAACTCGATGACATTTCTGACTATGTGGACAAAATTGAGCAGATAATAAGGGGGGCAAACATAAAAAGTTTGAATGTCATCCACATGGAAGTCCCTTGCTGTTACGGTCTTGTTCACATAGCCAGAGAAGCTTTAAACAAAAGTGGGAAGGATGTCCCCTTTGAAGATGTTACAATTGGAATAAAGGGGGAAGTGATAGCGAAAAAGAGGTGGCCACCACTAGGTCGCCGAGGCTAG